The following are encoded in a window of Hevea brasiliensis isolate MT/VB/25A 57/8 unplaced genomic scaffold, ASM3005281v1 Scaf310, whole genome shotgun sequence genomic DNA:
- the LOC131177033 gene encoding DNA-directed RNA polymerase subunit alpha-like, whose product MAKPLPKIGSRRNGRIGSRKNSRKIPKGVIHVQASFKNTIVTVTDVRGRVISWSSAGTCGFRGTRRGTPFAAQTAAGNAIRTVVDQGMQRAEVMIKGPGLGRDAALRAIRRSSILLSFVRDVTPMPHNGCRPPKKRRWKCVESRTDNKRLYYGRFILSPLMKGQADTIGIAMRRALLGEIEGTCITRAKSEKIPHEFSTIAGIQESIHEILMNLKEIVLRSNLYGTCNASICVEGPGYVTAQDIILPPFVEIIDNTQHIASLTEAIDLCIGLQIERNRGYRINPTNNFQVQDGSYSIDAVFMPVRNANHSVHSYGNGNEKQEILFLEIWTNGSLTPKEALHEASRNLIDFFIPFLHAEEENLHLEKNQHKVTLPLFTFHDRLTKLRKNKKEIALKYIFIDQSELTPKIYNCLKRSNIHTLSDLLKKSQEDLMKIEHFRIDDVKHILGILEIEKHFAIDLPKNKI is encoded by the exons ATGGCAAAACCTTTACCAAAAATTGGTTCACGAAGAAACGGACGTATTGGTTCGCGTAAGAATTCACGTAAAATACCAAAAGGAGTTATTCATGTTCAAGCAAGTTTTAAAAATACTATTGTGACCGTTACAGATGTACGGGGTCGAGTGATTTCTTGGTCCTCCGCTGGCACTTGTGGATTCAGGGGCACAAGAAGAGGAACGCCATTTGCTGCTCAAACCGCAGCAGGAAATGCTATTCGGACAGTAGTGGATCAAGGTATGCAACGAGCAGAAGTCATGATAAAGGGTCCTGGTCTCGGACGAGATGCGGCATTAAGAGCTATTCGCAGAAGTAGTATACTATTAAGTTTCGTCCGGGATGTAACCCCTATGCCACATAATGGCTGCAGACCCCCTAAAAAAAGGCGC TGGAAATGTGTTGAATCAAGAACCGATAATAAACGTCTTTATTATGGACGCTTTATTCTGTCTCCTCTTATGAAAGGCCAAGCCGACACAATAGGCATTGCGATGCGAAGAGCTTTGCTTGGAGAAATAGAAGGAACATGTATCACACGTGCAAAATCTGAGAAAATACCACACGAATTTTCTACTATAGCAGGTATTCAAGAATCAATACATGAAATTTTAATGAATTTGAAAGAAATTGTATTAAGAAGCAATTTGTATGGAACTTGTAACGCATCTATTTGTGTCGAGGGTCCTGGATATGTAACTGCTCAAGACATCATCTTACCGCCTTTTGTGGAAATCATTGATAATACACAGCATATCGCTAGCCTAACGGAAGCAATTGATTTGTGTATTGGATTACAAATCGAGAGGAATCGCGGCTATCGTATAAACCCAACAAATAACTTTCAAGTTCAAGACGGAAGTTATTCTATAGATGCTGTATTCATGCCTGTTCGAAATGCGAATCATAGTGTTCATTCTTatggaaatgggaatgaaaaGCAAGAGATACTTTTTCTCGAAATATGGACAAATGGAAGTTTAACTCCTAAAGAAGCACTTCACGAAGCCTCCCGGaatttgattgatttttttattCCTTTTCTACATGCAGAAGAAGAAAACTTACATTTAGAAAAAAATCAACACAAAGTTACTTTACCCCTTTTTACTTTTCATGATAGATTgactaaattaagaaaaaataaaaaagaaatagcaTTGAaatacatttttattgaccaatcagAATTGACTCCTAAGATCTATAAttgcctcaaaaggtccaatatacataCATTATCGGATCTTTTGAAAAAGAGTCAAGAAGATCTTATGAAAATTGAACATTTTCGCATAGACGATGTAAAACATATATTGGGTATTCTAGAAATAGAAAAACATTTCGCAATTGATTTACCAAAGAATAAAATATAA